A stretch of DNA from Nitrosopumilus zosterae:
GAGTTTGTATTTTGTTATTCTATGAGGATCACTCTTGTTTTACCGGTGTTGTTTGTACTGGTTCTTGGTTCCTCTACTCTTGCTTTTGCTGCATCTACATATGAAATCAAGATTCCTTCTGGTGCATCTGATCCTGGAGCTCCGTTCTTTTGGTCAGAAAAATCTACTGGTGTGACAACTGGTGTAATTACAATCTATCCTGGAGACTCTGTTACGTGGAAAAACGCTGATACTGCGTTTCATACAATTACCTCTGTAACTCAGTCGGGTGAAGAAAATGGTCTTTTTGATAGTGGCCTTTTTACTGCAGGTGATTCATACACTAAGGAATTTACAGATCTGGGTGATTTTTATTATTATTGCAGTCTTCATCCTTGGATGAATGGAGTAGTTCACGTAGTAAAGAATCCTGGTAGTGTACAATCTGTTTCTCGTGTGGCCTCTGGATACAGTGATGATGGATTGGGATTTGAAGTAAAATACATTTTAGACACTAATCTTGCAAATGCTGTACACGTTGATCCTAATGGGCGTTCTTTGACATTCACTATTGCAGGCGATACTGAAAATGAACAAATAACTATAATTTTGCCACCAACATTAATTGAAAATCCTG
This window harbors:
- a CDS encoding cupredoxin domain-containing protein, with product MRITLVLPVLFVLVLGSSTLAFAASTYEIKIPSGASDPGAPFFWSEKSTGVTTGVITIYPGDSVTWKNADTAFHTITSVTQSGEENGLFDSGLFTAGDSYTKEFTDLGDFYYYCSLHPWMNGVVHVVKNPGSVQSVSRVASGYSDDGLGFEVKYILDTNLANAVHVDPNGRSLTFTIAGDTENEQITIILPPTLIENPDTVWVDGDLAEIQIEETATGSKLIIPIKPHSKEIKVMGSYVIPEFGILTMAILSIGVFSTLFVVRSRLSIAR